The Capra hircus breed San Clemente chromosome 11, ASM170441v1, whole genome shotgun sequence genomic interval AACAAATAATAAACTGACGATTGAGGCGCATCAATAGTCAAAAGTTCAAGTGCTTATTAGGAATGTCTgtgagcttccctggaggctcagcagtaaaaatgaCAATGCATGACAATGCAGAGGACAGGGGAATTTGACTTCCTTACTGGAGAGCAGTATTTGAGTTTAAACCCTCAACTCTGATACAAGAGAAGTATGTGTGTGGCCATAGCTATgcatatttttccttcatttattttgcaatgtaggagacctccCGCAacgtgggagactcaggttcaatccctgagccaggaagatccactgaagaaggatgGCAACCCAGTTGAGTATTTGTGCCTCgaaaattccatggggtcgcaagagtcagacatgacctagtgactaaaccaccaccacaataccACTTCAAAATCTCAGTAGCTGAGGAATGTCGGGGAGAACTGCAAAAATCCCAAAGTTTAGGTATAAGTGTGGAGTTGgtaaaggcaaaataaaagttaatgacAGAATGGGACAATGTCGTCATGCTTGTGGGTGACATCTCACAAGTCTATGGCAGGCTCAACTGCATGGGGCAGCAAATTATTAGTTTACTTACAGGGTCAGAACTGACATGCCCAGTCCTCCAAGTACAGATGGGTCTGGAAAAGCAGGAAGCAAAACACCATATGAAAGCATGCTGAACAAACAGAGAAGTGTATGAAACCTTCCCTGACCAAAGCGGAATTTTCCCCGAACATTCCATTAATGCTTCAACCCATGTTACTTCCTCTTCAGCTCTGACATTTCTCAACCTGGCCCTTCTAAATAATGCAATGATAAACTATGAAATAGCTGCACTTATTTACTTACATGTGAGTAAGTGCACAACTGTGAAATTTTTGCAATTTAAAAACTCTATTGAAAATCTGAGTTCCCTATACACTGGTTCCAAGCCTTCCTTCCTGACACGCAGAGCACCTAAAAGCAACATCTGATTTTTATATGACCTACAAAAAGGACCCCaaaacatttttaagagaaaTCCTTCATGCTTTCTGATGTtacaataaaaaaacaaagtaagTCCAAAGGGTGCTGAATCAAAAGTCTGAAAATCAGGTGTCTGAGGCCTGATCTGACACTGGAGTGACCAACTGTGCCAGATCACCTGAGACTAAGAGATTTCTCAGGATGGGAGCACAGTTAGTGCTAAAACCAAGGAAGTGCCAGCCAAACCAGGGCTAGCTGGGCTCACTGTGGGTGATGATGGCTAAATCACAACCCACTGGGAGCAAAGTTGCAAACATTTGGATAGAATGAAGGATGCAGAAAGAGGCAAGGTAAACCAGGAGGCCTCCAGGGCCCTTTAGTTGTCATTTATTACAACCCTATGAAATATTTATACCAGGTTTGATTGGAATGTACATTGCATACCGTAAGTGTACACTTATGTAGGGCCAGAGGTTACTGGGAATATTTTGTGAAGCTattcattaaatttattaaatttggAGCTACATAAGCATTAATAATAAAACAGAGCTAggagtttttagttttttaaattttcatttctatagcaaagaggaaaaatgagCTGCTTCTAGAAAATACCAAGCCAACAGAGAAAATTCTTCCAATATCCACATCCAGCTTAACCCCATTTCTCCTCTTTCCAAATCACTGGAGACCTAGGACATCTAGACGAAAGTTTAAAAACTGAACATATTATTTCGACTTACTGATAGCCACTCTGAAAGAATACATTTCCACATTTTTAAGAAAGTAAGAACTTAGAAACATGTTTTACAAGTAACTATAAAACCCTACAGAAAAGTAAAGGCAACTATAGCAACCAGCAACAATAGAGtcgtaaaagaaaaaagataagcaGATCTTGAATTGTTAGAGTATGTTCACTTTCAAATATGTTCCCTAACTTTGGAACTTTAATCCTGAAGAATCCCACTTCAGAGGATAACAAAACAAATTATATGTAAGATCAAGTCACATAAGCTCAGGGGTGATAAAATGAGAACAAACATTTGGACTTCTTCTTTCCTCCTCGGGCATTCTAATTTAAGATAATATCTGACTTACTGGGACTAATACAGGTCCTAACAAAAGCATTTCTGCCATGAAGATTCAGTGATGAGAAATCTCTGAAAGTACAACTATGAAAGAATTGTTACTCAGTTACTACTTTTTAAGGCAATAACACCAGGGAAGCTTATAAGAAAATGCCTTCAATCTGAAAAACCTACAATATCCATGATATATACTTTTTTCAGTCATGAATGAACTAGCCTACCAGGTCTCATCAGCAACTTAAGTACAGCGGTGGCTGAACCACCACTAACATTTATCTAACATGCTCCTTTATGAGAACTGGTCCTATGAAGTCTGACGTCACCAAGAGATTTCTTACTAGTTACTTCAGGGCAGCCTCAAAGTATGCTTGCGTATTCACCCAGGTGGCTCCGCACACACACAACCAGGCATGTGTTTCCCCTTGCCTCTTCCGAAAGTAGTTTCTCTTCCCAAATCAGTCAACAGTTTGTGCCCAAGTCTATCACAGATGCTGTGGGGACATGAAGGTGTGTGCAAGAGAGGGGATCCAGGGCTTCAGGACAGTTAAACTTGACTTGGGGAGATAAGACATATTCTCACGAGGAGTTCCCAGTGCCAGCAAAATGGACGGCTGTCTTATTAGGAATATGGGGATGCTATCACTTGCCTACTACTTGCATAAATGACAAAGCTTTCATCAAAATAGGTAAGAAATCCATGCTATCTATTTCAAATATACTGGAGTACAATGAATATACaataaacaaaagagtctgagtATGTAATAAGTAACATACCAGTGTGCGATAGTAGAAAAGATGGGGCAAGAGCCCTGTTtagggggttttgtttgtttttggtcacactgtggggcacgtgggatctgagttccctgaccagggattgaacccatgccccctacagtggaagctcagagtcttaatcactagaccaccggGAAGTCCTGGGATGAAAGTCTTAAtgaccaaagtgaagtgaagtcgctcagtcatgtccaactctttgcgaccccatggacggtaacctaccaggctccgcggtccatgggattttccagacaagaatactggagtgggctaccatttccttctccaggggatcttcccaacccagggatcgaagccgggtctcctgcattgtcgacagacgctttaccgtctgagccactagggaatcacCTAAACTCAGGAAAAGAAGTCAGGGAAAAGGAACGGTTTTGCTATTATTACCTCAGCAGTAGCAACAGCAAAGGAGAGTGGCTTCTCAAGGCTTTTCTTGAAACCCAGGGGTGTGTTAAGAATAAACTGCTGGACTAGGTTCTCAGAGGTTTTAATCCTAACTCCTTCACAATCACATCCTCTCTCGCCCCAGTTTTTTACCTGTACTACTTAAGGTTTGAACTAGATGATGGCTAACATTCCTTTAATGAACACTTCTGGTAACCCTTTCTTTGATAACTATATCCCCTTTCCGTCTCCTCTGCTCTCCTGCCCATCCCCACTAAATTACAATGTATAACACTAAATTATTCATGAATCAGTGACTTTAGttttttgtgtttatatattGCTGGCTTTATGGCAACTGGTTAACAAAGCAAAATTCTAATTCAGATTGTTAACATTATCAGTTTATATTATCTAGTCCTAATAACCTAGCCAGATTAGCGTGGCCTATTACTCAATGTTGTTACAAGAAGTTTTGGCATAGCTATAATTGCCAATGGTGAAGACCAACTCAAATACTGATGTATTCATTGCGTTTAGCTGGTTTAAAATTGGCTTAGCTACACAGCAACCAAGAGTaagaaaatgtttcatttcttttttaagacaATCCAGTGACAACATCTAAGTATGACTTTGGTATAAAATGGTTACATAAATATCCTTTCATCTTAAGTCTTATTAAACACATGgtgtttagtttaaaaaaaaagacattaagggCAGAAGAAGATAAATATGGGTTGCAATATAAAACTATttctattatcattttaatgttgGAAATCTTATTTGGATAACTGAATGTTAGGACAATTAACATCTAGTAACAGCAATGAATTCAAATAAAATGAACTCCAATAAACTGCTAAATAATACAACACTCTTTTAAGTCATTTcaagacagagaaaaaagaaatccaaaatggaaaaggaagaacCTACTCAAGCTTCCATATCATATTATGGTATGATAAGGTATGATATCATACCATATTATATTATGGTATGATAAGgagaataagaacaaaaataaatcagataaTTGAGAAATATGCTGGAGAAGTTTTTAAATACTATTCTTGCTTGTATCTACTAGCTCCACTCTACACTTTAAAATTTGGCCAAATTTTCAAAGTATTTGTTAAACAGTTCCTGCATCTGACATATGTTTCCAGGATACTTCTGACATTGATATAAGAGattataaaacatttagaaatgaaaatgttactCTCCAACAAAAAACACTGTAACTTCCAAGCTTCTTCTGTATTCAAAAGATGGAAAAACATTTGGAAAAGAGtagctttcagttttaaaatgttcaaataatatactttaaaacaaacacaaaaagtgTAATTGTTCAAGGCAGGGAAGAGACAAGTCTAAATAAAATAAGATCTTAAAATTTATTCTAGGAGACATTCCCTTTCCTTTGCAGTCTCAATCTTCTTTACTCCATAATAAGTAAATTCTTTTATCCCTTCAGCTGGGAAGGACAATTTTTACTCCACCAAGGTGATGACAGGACCACTGCAGTGCTCACCCAGCAAGAAACGCATAAATATGAAGTAGCGTCAACTAGATCAAATGAAGTGTGTGCAAGAATTGCTCTGCAATGCATTAATTTAGGAACTCAGCGGAGAGGCTCCTACTATATCTAGCTGATCTAAACTTGAGCTCATGATAACACTGCACGAAGCTATGGTAGATAAAAGTGATAGGTAGAGCCAATAGAACAATTCCACTGACAACACAAACTCCTCCAAGAATTCTTCCAGGCACTGTGATAGGATACATATCTCCATAGCCAACTGTAGTCATAGAGATAATCACCCACCAGCAGGCAGCGGGGATGCTGGCGAAGTCCTTGTTGGATGTTTCCAGGTCCAACCCATGTTCAAGAAGCTGAGAAAGTGCGCTAAAGATTGCCATGGCAACACAAATGAAGACAAGTAACATAACCATCTCTCGGTAGCATCGTTTGAGAGTCAAACCAAGTGTCTGAAGACCAATGAAGTGACGGGCCAGCTTAATCACCCAAAAAATCCTCATCATTCTAAGCACCCGCAAGGTGACTCCAGCCCTCTGGAGTTGAGAGTTCTCGCCTGTAAATACGGTCATTAACACGGAGATGTAATACGGTGTGATTGCCAGTAAATCAATGATGTTCAGAGGTCTCTTGACAAACTCACACTTGTTTTTGGAGACAATGAACCTCACGATGCACTCCGCAGTGAACCAGCCTATGCAGATAGCTTCAATTATCCTgtcaagagaacaaaagaagaattgatcattttatttttaagcattttaataGCTCTTAGATTTCTTCAGATAGTACTACACTAACATACTAATTTAGTTACTTTTccagaaaacataaaagaacagACCGCATCACCAACATCACCAGACCCACCAGGATGCAACAGAACAACAAATACTTCAACAAATGAAAATTGAATTTGATGAAGCTCTTATTAATATACAGCATGTAATACCATTAAAAAATTTGTTTGCTTATCACTAGTACTGTAGAAAAATCTATCTCTTACATGGTGGCCTGAAATTAACTTATACTCAGCTTGCCACAATACGAAATGTTATTCCATGAGGATAGTGGTTCTCTAGTGTGATGTAAGTTATTAGGTGAATCAGAAAGACATGGTTCCTACAGACAGTGGGCACACCCAAGTTTTTGATGATTTATTTCTTGGTAAATAAGAGTGAAAGGGCCTTGTCCAGtgcgtctcaagccaggaggacTCCATCGCTTTGCACTGCGAGGATTGCCTTGCCGGCTGCTGCAGGCCATCAAGCTCTACCTGCAGAGGCAGAGGCTGCTTCGAGACCTGCGCCCCTTCCCCTCGCCCCCCATTCACTGGCTCTACGGGCATCAAAAGGTAGACACATTGGAGGCAGGGGTGAATGAGGATGCTGGAAACCCGATTGCGCAGAGAAGCAGctgcttccttcttttcctcccatCCCTAGCCTGTGGCTCCCGGCACTTACATTACTCCATCAAACACCCTAGagccactgctactgctgctgctgctaagttgcttcagtcgtgtccaactctgtgcgaccccacagatggcagttcATCAGGCTccaccttccctgggattctccaggcaagaacactggcgcgagttggcatttccttctccaatgcatgccaCTAGAAGGGATATTTAGGGGGTGGGAGTGGACTTCCCTCacagcttagttggtaaagaatctgcctataatgcaggagacctgggttcgattcctgggttgggaagatcccttggagaaggaaatggcaatccattccagtactcttgcctggaaaatcccatggacagaggagcctggtgggctacagtccatggggtcgcaagagttggacatgacttagcgactaaaccaccaccaccaccaccaaataagAGTGAACTCAAGATCATTTCCTAAAATGTgactgttatttctttttctctacagGCTTGTGTGGGAGACACGGAATCTGAGCCTGCTTTTAGGCTTTGCAGGAATGCCAGCGTCTCCACCAGGAGAGCACCAGATCATGACCATCTCATCACGAGTGTCACAGTGGAAAAAAGGCTGAAGATTCCCACACTGGAGCAAAATAATCACTAGAATTTTCCCAAAGACCCAACAAGTTTGCGTATTCATTTTCCATAGCTGTTTTCATgcatcatgtatttttttttaatataaggtcACATTTTACCTAGATCAGTATTTACCAACCTTTTCACGTTactacacacacagaaaagcatgTAATTAATAGAGCATACTGGCATCAGGGGTAGCATTTCTGAAGTGGAAGCCACCAGCCTTGCCTCACACTCCCCAAGGCTGAGGAGTTAAGTCTCAGCATACTGGTTAGGAAGCCCTGATAAAGAGTGAGAGGTAAGGCTAAAgtgatttttaattaaattacattttaaaattcaaattaaaagttataattgagacttccctggtggtccagttggttaagaatctgtcttccaacgcagcagacgcaggtttgattcctgcttggggaactaagatcttcacatgcctcggagcaactgagcccgcatcacaactagagagtttgCACATCGTGACGAAAGATCCTGTGTGGTGTAACTTAAGACTCAACACagcccaaaaagtaaataaatacgtattttttaaagacataataatCATTATACCCTCATTCATTTTTTCCCACGTAATTCAGTCTTGCTACTGACCTAGACCCAAACCTGAGAAGTATGatgaagagggaagaaaataaagcaggtGGGATGGTAAGGTGAGTGACAATTTGAAAAGAATTACCCACGGTGCATTGCACAGGACACAAACTGCACTGGATGTGACTcatggaaatgaataaataaaatgaaccatGTTCCCCTActacagatgctgggaaagactgagggcaggaggagaagggggcgacagaggatgagatggttggatggcatcactgactcaatggatgtgagtttgagcaaactccgggagatggtgaaggacaaggaagcctggcatgctgtaatccatggggtcacaaacagtcggacacaacttagccactgaacaacaacaatctactTACAGTGGTTCCCAGAGCCACAgagattaattttatttatttcttgaatAGGTGATAAATTCACAGGGTTTATAtttcaaaggttaaaaaaaagtacagagtGCCCTATTCCCCCAGCACTCAGTTCCCTAGTGTCAGGAGTCAGTCCTGACTCCTCAGAGCCCTGGTTAGAAGGGCAAGGAGCCACTGACCACCAAGAAAGTGGAAACCTAAGTGTATTAActtcttgaggctactgtaaaaactcagtggcttcagttcggttcagtcgctcagtcatgtccgactctttgtgaccccatgaatcacagctcgccaggcctccctgtccatcaccaactcctggagttcactcaaactcacgtccatcgagtcagtgatgccacccagccatctcatcctctgtcatccccttctcctcctgcccccaatccctccccgcatc includes:
- the KCNG3 gene encoding potassium voltage-gated channel subfamily G member 3 isoform X2; translated protein: MTFGRSGAASVVLNVGGARYSLSRELLKDFPLRRVSRLHGCRSERDVLEVCDDYDHERNEYFFDRHSEAFGFILLYVRGHGKLRFAPRMCELSFYNEMIYWGLEGAHLEYCCQRRLDDRMSDTYTFYTAEEPGALGRDETRPGRAEAAPSRRWLERMRRTFEEPTSSLAAQILASVSVVFVIVSMVVLCASTLPDWRAAAADNRSLDDRSRIIEAICIGWFTAECIVRFIVSKNKCEFVKRPLNIIDLLAITPYYISVLMTVFTGENSQLQRAGVTLRVLRMMRIFWVIKLARHFIGLQTLGLTLKRCYREMVMLLVFICVAMAIFSALSQLLEHGLDLETSNKDFASIPAACWWVIISMTTVGYGDMYPITVPGRILGGVCVVSGIVLLALPITFIYHSFVQCYHELKFRSARYSRSLSAEFLN